Proteins encoded in a region of the Zea mays cultivar B73 chromosome 4, Zm-B73-REFERENCE-NAM-5.0, whole genome shotgun sequence genome:
- the LOC103655206 gene encoding tubulin beta-7 chain-like — CDEHNIDHTGKYAGDSDLQLERINVYYNEASGGRFVPRAVLMDLEPDTMDSMRSGPFGQIFRPDNFVFQSGTDNNWAKGHYTEGAGNNRNRTRHPRSKSRCSLPSSTCIAHHRRPLP; from the coding sequence TGCGACGAGCACAACATCGACCACACCGGAAAGTACGCCGGCGACTCCGACCTCCAGCTCGAGCGCATCAACGTCTACTACAACGAGGCCAGCGGCGGCCGCTTCGTCCCGCGCGCCGTCCTGATGGACCTCGAGCCCGACACCATGGACTCCATGCGCTCGGGCCCCTTCGGCCAGATCTTCCGCCCCGACAATTTCGTCTTCCAGTCCGGCACCGACAACAACTGGGCCAAGGGCCACTACACCGAGGGCGCTGGCAACAACAGGAACCGCACCCGCCATCCACGCTCCAAATCTCGCTGCTCCCTTCCATCCTCCACATGCATCGCCCATCATCGACGCCCCCTTCCATAG
- the LOC103653069 gene encoding reticuline oxidase: protein MHNQMHIYYFSTHTSPYPSAAASIRAMTMHTMVAAAALALHLFAVSATRASAQLSSSPPPPVAAAAICSCLLSNGVTNFSLPSSPSYTPLLDSSIRNLRFELPTVNKPAAIVVPATRRDLQRAVLCARNSSLAIRVRSGGHSYEGQSYTTQNRVPFALIDLSGLNRVRVDGASGTAWVESGATLGEVYRAVGRSSRALAFPAGSCATVGVGGHAAGGGFGLLSRKFGLAADNVLDAVLVDAGGRALTRDTMHGDVFWAIRGGGGGSWGVVYAWKFRLVPVPDSVTVFSVVRTGPTELVAGLVHRWQYVGPSLPDEFYLSAYIPTPTGRSSDGNHSVSFTGQVLGPKRLAMSVLSRTYPELGLAESELSEVSWIESAAKFAGLSTVADLTDRQPGVGRYSKSKSDYVRAPISMQDVVKILRYMATGPAEGSMQLDPYGGAMARIGSAATPFPHRAGYLYSIQYGVSWKASDVDREDEYVGWLRSFYAFMAPYVTKNPRAAYVNYLDLDLGTNDWMNATGGMSSGSVGHAASWGERYFMTNFGRLVRAKTRADPGNVFNNAQSIPPLYSRNV from the coding sequence ATGCATAATCAGATGCATATATACTATTTTAGTACACATACATCCCCGTATCCGTCTGCTGCTGCATCAATCCGCGCCATGACGATGCACACGATGGTAGCTGCAGCAGCCCTTGCGCTCCATCTCTTTGCAGTTTCAGCCACACGCGCAAGCGCTCAgttgtcgtcgtcgccgccgccgccagtagcagcagcagccatCTGCTCCTGCCTCCTCTCCAACGGCGTCACCAACTTCTCCCTCCCGTCGTCTCCAAGCTACACGCCGCTCCTCGACTCCTCCATCCGGAACCTCCGCTTCGAGCTCCCAACCGTCAACAAGCCGGCGGCCATCGTGGTCCCAGCCACCAGGCGCGACCTCCAGCGCgccgtcctctgcgcgcgcaacaGCTCGCTGGCGATCCGCGTGCGCAGCGGCGGGCACAGCTACGAGGGCCAGTCGTACACGACGCAGAACCGCGTGCCCTTCGCCCTGATCGATCTGTCCGGCCTGAACCGCGTCCGCGTCGACGGGGCGTCGGGCACGGCCTGGGTCGAGTCCGGCGCGACGCTGGGCGAGGTGTACCGCGCGGTGGGGCGGTCGAGCCGGGCGCTGGCCTTCCCCGCCGGGTCGTGCGCGACGGTCGGCGTGGGCGGGCACGCCGCCGGCGGCGGGTTCGGCCTGCTGTCGCGGAAGTTCGGCCTCGCCGCCGACAACGTCCTGGACGCCGTGCTCGTCGACGCGGGCGGCCGCGCGCTCACCCGCGACACCATGCATGGCGACGTGTTCTGGGCcatccgcggcggcggcggcggcagctggGGCGTGGTGTACGCCTGGAAGTTCCGCCTCGTCCCGGTCCCCGACAGCGTCACCGTGTTCAGCGTGGTCCGGACCGGGCCGACGGAGCTCGTCGCCGGGCTGGTGCACAGGTGGCAGTACGTGGGGCCGAGCCTCCCCGACGAGTTCTACCTCTCGGCGTACATTCCCACTCCCACGGGCCGGTCCTCGGACGGTAACCACTCCGTGTCGTTCACCGGGCAGGTTCTCGGGCCAAAGCGCCTCGCCATGTCGGTGCTCAGCCGGACCtaccccgagctgggcctcgccgAGTCGGAGCTGTCCGAGGTGAGCTGGATCGAGTCGGCGGCGAAGTTCGCCGGCCTCAGCACGGTCGCCGATCTCACGGACCGTCAGCCCGGAGTGGGGCGCTACTCGAAGAGCAAGTCCGACTACGTCCGGGCGCCGATCTCGATGCAGGACGTGGTAAAGATCCTGCGGTACATGGCGACGGGGCCGGCGGAGGGGTCCATGCAGTTGGACCCCTACGGGGGCGCCATGGCGCGGATCGGGAGCGCCGCGACGCCATTCCCGCACCGCGCTGGGTACCTGTACAGCATCCAGTACGGCGTCTCGTGGAAGGCGTCGGACGTCGACCGTGAGGACGAATACGTTGGATGGCTGCGCTCGTTCTACGCCTTCATGGCGCCCTACGTGACGAAGAACCCACGGGCTGCGTACGTGAACTACCTGGACCTTGATTTGGGCACCAACGATTGGATGAACGCCACCGGTGGAATGTCGTCTGGCTCCGTGGGACACGCGGCATCCTGGGGCGAACGTTATTTCATGACAAACTTCGGTAGGCTGGTTCGGGCCAAGACTAGGGCTGATCCTGGAAATGTGTTCAACAATGCACAAAGCATTCCTCCTTTATACTCTCGTAATGTATAG